The DNA window AGGGAGCTGCGAGCGCTTCGTGTCCGTCCAGGCCGATCAGCAACGCGACGTGCGCCGCCAGTGGGCGCGGCCGGGCGGCAGCCATGACCGGATGGTCGGGCTGCTCAAGAACTGGCTGCCTGTCGCCGTGGGCGTGCTGGCCGCGCTGCTGGCGACCGCGCCTTTCACCGGGCGCGACGGCGTCAGCTTCGTGCTGGACAAGAACAAGGTCGAGGTGGCGAAGGACCGGATGCGCCTGACCGAAGCGCTCTATCGCGGCGAGGACAGCAAGGGGCAGCCTTTTTCCCTGCGGGCGGGCAGCGCGGTGCAGAAAAGCTCGCGCGAGCCGATCGTGGACTTGAGCAGCCTGTCGGCGCGCATCCTGCTGGAGGACGGTCCGGCGGTCATCACCGCGCAGAAGGGCCGATACGACATGGAGACCGAGCGCGTCGGGATCGACGGGCCGGTGCAGTTCGAGGCGGCGGGCGGATACCGGCTCACCACGCGCGACGTGGGCGTCGACCTCAAGACGCGGCGGATGAAGAGCGCGGGGCGGGTCGACGGGCGGATGCCGATCGGCGTGTTCAGCGCCGACCATCTGGAAGCGGACATGGTGGCGCGCACGGTGACTTTGCAGGGCCGCGCCCGCTTGCGCATAGATCAAAATGGCCTCAAAGGGCGGAAGTGATGAATCGCACGCTGATCCTCATGTCCCTCGGCTTCATCGGCACGGGCGCGGCCCTTTTCGCCAGCGCGGACGCGCAGGTTTTCAGAAATCACGACAGCAACGCGCCGGTCAACTTCAATGCCGACCGGATCGAGGTGCAGGACCGCGCCGACCGGGTCGTGGTGACGGGCAATGTCGAAGTGACGCAGGCGGGCATGACGCTCAATGCCGCGCGCATGACGGTCGCCTATCACAACCCGCCGGGCGGCAGCACGACGGGCAACATGGGCGGGATCGAGATCGACCGGATCGACGCGTCGGGCAATGTCGTCATCAACAAGGCGGACCAGACCGCGCGCGGCAATGTCGCCATCTATGACCTCAACGCCAAGCTCATCACGATGCTGGGCAACGTCACGCTGACGCAGGGGGTCAATCGCCTGACCGGCGGGCGGCTGGTGATGGATCTCAACAGCGGACGCACCACGGTCGACGGCCGGTCGACCGGCGGCGGCGTGCCGGGCGCGGCGACCAGTCCGAGCGGGCGCGTGTCGGGCACCTTCACGGTGCCGCAGCGGACGAACTGACGCCTGTCTTGTTGAGAGTCGCCGCGATCCTGCTGCTGGCGTCGGCGATGCCGGTGATGGCGGAAACCTATCATGTCAACGCGCTGACCGGCGATGACCGGGCGAGCGGCCTTGCGCCCGAACAGGCGTGGCGGACGCTGGCGCGGGTCAACGCCTTTCCCCTTCAACCCGGCGACACCGTGCTGCTGACCGGTGGATCGGTGTGGAAGGAGCCGCTGACGATCACCCGTTCGGGCCGGGCGTCCGCGCCGATCATGGTGGGCGCGACCGGGCAGGGCGCACGGCCCCGGATCGAGGCGGGCGGGGTTTCGCCGCATGGCGTCGCGGTGCTCAACGCCGAATATGTGCGGATCAGCGGTCTGGAAGTCACCAACGACAGCGCCGACCGCGCGCCCGGCGCGGAGTCGCGTTACGGCGTGCTCGTGTCGGCGCAGGACCGGGGCGTGACGCGCGGCATCCGCGTCAGCGACATGTATGTGCATGACGTGCGCGGCACCAACGCGCGCAAGGATAATGGCGGCATCGTGTTTCAGGCGCTGGGGCCGAAGCGGGCGACGCGGTTTCAGGACATCGCGATCGAACGCAATATCGTCTGGCGTGTCGACCGTTCGGGCATTGCGGGCATCAGCGATCAGGTAAGCCGGACGAACTGGTTTCCGAGCGAGGAAGTCGTGATCCGCGACAATCTGGTCGAGGATGTGGGCGGCGACGGGATCGTGCCGCGCGGCACGGACGGCGCGCTGATCGAACATAACATCGTGCGTTATGCCGGGTCGCGCGCGCCCGGTTACAATGCCGGCATCTGGCAATGGAGCACGGACAGCAGCCTCATCCAGCTCAACGAGGCGGCCTTTACCGCGACGCGCTATGACGGGCAGGGGTTCGACAGCGACTTCAATTCGCGGCGCACGACCCTGCTCTACAATTACAGCCACGACAATCAGGGCGGGTTCCTGCTGATCTGCTCCCCCAAGCTGAGCGAGCCGGACAATCTGGGCAACCGTGACAGCGTCGCGCGCTTCAATGTCAGCCGCAACGACCGGAGCCGTATCTTCCAGTTGGCGGGCAATGTCACCGGGGCGGTGATCGAGGGCAATGTCGTGCATGTGGGTCCGGGCGTCGACGTGCAGATGATCGCCGCGACTCAGTGGGACGGATGGGCGCGGGACGTGCGGTTCGAGGATAATGTCTTCAGGGTGGCGGGCACGGCGCGCTACGGCCATGAAGTCGGGCGCAACGGGCCGGACTATCTGATCGGACCGGGCCTCGCGCCCGCCGATTATATCCGTTTCGAAGGCAACAGCTTCCTCGGGCGGCATATCGACGTGCCGCAGGACAAGGACGGGACATATCAGGCATCCTATGTCGCGGCGCCCGCCGACTGGGCGGTGCCTGTCTTCGATCCCGCCAAGCCCGAAGGTTTCGCCGAATTTCTGGGGCGGCATCGCGGCTGGATGATGGGGATGCTGCAGCGCGAACTGGGACGCCCGGTGCGATTGCAGCAGGCGCGTGCCGTTTCGATGTTCGAGGCGCGGCGGCGGGCGCGCTGAACGGGTCGCCAAAGCGTTAAGAAGTGCCGCGCAATCCGGACCGGATTGCGGCCCGCGGGTGCGTGCGGATTAAGGAAAAGGCAATCACCATGCAGTGAAATTTACTGCATGAACAAGGCTTTGGCTTCATCCTGCATATCCGTCATCGCTGCCGGTTCGGCGGCGAGGCGCGCGCGGTTGCGCACCGTCCTTCCCGCCGCGCTGCTGCTGCTGGCGGGTCTCTGCGCGCTGGTCGCCGCGTCGCTAACGGGTGTGAGGGGGCCGGGCACCTATGCCGTGGTCGCGCCGCCGGGATCGCGGCTGGCCGATGCCGTGGAGATCATCCGCGCCGCCGACGGGCGGCTGGTGCGGCCGGGGCGCTTTGCCAACATCGCCATCGCCCGTTCCGCCCGGCCCGACTTCGCGCAGGCGTTGCGCCGCGCGGGCGCCTGGGCCGTCATCGACGCAACGGGGCAGGGCGGATGCCTCGCGCCGCTTCTGGAGAGGACGCCGTCATGATCGTCGAACTCGATATGCTGCGCCGCCAGTTCGGGCGGTTTCTGCTGCCGCTCTTCTGGGGGCATGTGCCGCTGCTGGCGGCGGTGGCTCTGATGACCGGCCATTCGCCCGCAGGCGCGGCGGTGGCGGGCGCGCTGCTCGCCGGAGCCTATCACCTGACATGGTGGCGGGAAGGGAGCGCGCCCGCGACCCGATATCTGTCGGCCATCGCCCTGATGGGGGAGCCTGCCATCCTGCTGTTCCTGCTGCGCGGCCATGCGTGGCAGATGGACATGCACATGTATTTCTTCGCGATGCTGGCGCTGACTATCGCATGGTGCGACAAGCGCGCGATCCTCGCGGCGGCGGCGGCGACGGCGCTGCATCACCTGCTGCTGCTCTACCTGCTGCCGATTGCCGTGTTTCCGGGCGAGGGCAATGTCGAGCGTGTGCTGCTCCATGCCGGGATCGTCGCGTTTCAGACGACCGTCCTCATGTGGCTGAGCGACAAGCTGGTCGAGAGCTTCGCGCGCAATCAGCAGATGGGCGAGGAGATATGGGCCAAGAACGCCGCGCTGGAAGAACGCACGCGCGAGGCGGAGGAGGCGAGCCGCGCCAAGAGCCTGTTCCTCGCCAATATGAGCCACGAGATCCGCACGCCGATGAATGCGATTCTGGGCTTCTGCCATCTGGCGCAGCGTGGCGCGGCGGACCCCCGGCAGCAGGATTATCTGGGCAAGATCGCGCAGGCGGGATCGTCGCTGCTGCGGCTCATCAACGACATTCTCGACTATTCGAAGAATGAGGCGGGCAAGCTGACGCTGGAGCGGCATCCGTTCAGCCTGCGCCGGGCGATCGAGAACCAGATCAACCTCGTCGCGGAAGCGGCGGCGGCGAAGCAGGTGACGATCGAATCGCATATCGCCAAGGACGTGCCCGAACGGCTGGTCGGCGACGAGATACGGTTCGGACAGGTGGCGCTCAACCTGCTGAGCAACGCGGTCAAATTTTCCGAGCGGGGCAGGGTGACGGTTCGCCTCTCGATGGCCCCGGACGGGGACGGCGCGCCGCTGGTGCAACTGTCCGTCCGCGACACCGGCATCGGCATGAGCGCGGAGCAGCAGGAAAGCCTGTTCAGCAGCTTCACGCAGGCGGACAGTTCGACGACGCGGCGCTTCGGCGGCACCGGCCTTGGCCTTGCCATCTGCCGCCAGATCGTCGGGCAGATGGACGGCGAGATCCGCGTCGAGAGCGCGCCGGGGGAAGGGAGCTGCTTCACCTGCCGGATGCGGATGGCGCGCGAGGAGGATGGCGGCGCGCGCGAAGCGATCGCGCCCGATCATGTGCGCTCGCTGCGCGTGCTGGCGGCGGACGACAATCCCGCTTCGCGCCAGATCATGCAGGACATGTTCGCCGGCTGGGGCATGGCGGTCGATCTGGTCGCGTCGGGGGACGAGGCGGTGGCGGCGGTGGAAGCGGCGGACCGGAGCGGGCGGCCCTATGACCTGCTGCTGCTCGACTGGAAGATGCCGGGCATGGACGGGATGAGCGCGATCCGGGAAGTCCGCGCCATGGCGCTGCGCCACCAGCCGCCACGCATGGTGATCGTCACCGCCTATGGCGCGGAGGATCTGCGCGGCGACCTGCACGATGCCGATGTGGCGGGGTTCCTCACCAAGCCGATTGCGCCGCGCACGCTGATGGACACCGTCGGGCAACTGTTCGCCGGAGGCGCGCCGTTCCGGCCTGCAATCGCGCTGCCGCAGGTCGAAGCGCGGCTGCGGGGGCTGAAACTGCTGCTGGTGGAGGATAATGAGATCAATCAGGAAATCGCGGTCGAACTGCTGGCCGATGCCGGACTGCTGGTCGACGTGGCGGAGAATGGCCGCATCGCCTGCGAGAAGATGGAGGCGCAGGGCGGCGACTATGCGGCGATCCTGATGGACGTGCAGATGCCCGAGATGGACGGTATCGCCGCGACGCGCATCATCCGCCGGACCTGGCCCGCCGGGCGGCTGCCGATCATCGCCATGACCGCGCACGCCTATGAGGAGGAGAAGGAGCGCGGCCGTGAGGCGGGGATGGACGATCATGTCGCCAAGCCCGTCGATCCCGCCGCGCTGGTGGCGACGCTCAACCGCTGGCTGAAGCCGCGCGGCGAGGCCACCGCGCCCGATGCGGCAGAGGGGGGTAAGGAACTGGAGCCGCTGTTGCCCGACAGCCTGCCGCCGTTCGACATTTCCGCAGCGCTGCGCCGGGTGAACGGCAAGGCGGCGCTGCTGCGCAGGCTGATCCTGAGCTTCGGGTCCACCTATGGCGAGGTGGCGCGCGACCTGCGCGTCTATCTGTCGACCGGATTGCTGCCTGACGCACGGCGGCTGGCGCACAGTCTGAAAGGCGTTGCGGGATCGCTGGAGCTGGCGGCGGTGCAGCGGATCGCCGCCGACATCGAACGCATGGTGGCGCAGGAGGATATGGAGCAGGCGCGGCTCGCCATCGTCGATCTGGAAGATGCCATCGCGCCCGCCATCGCGGCGGCGCGGACGCTGACAGGCGATCCGGTCGGCGCGGCGCCTGTGTCGGCCTCCGCCGCCGATCCCGCGCGGGTCGAGGCGGCGCGGGATGCGCTGCGCGATATGCTGTCGCGGCGGAGCCTCGGCGCGCGGGCAGGCTTCCGCCGCTATGCCGACGCGGCGGGACTCACCCCCGTGCAGCGGGCGGCGCATCCCCTGCATCAGGCGCTGGAGCGGCTGGACTATGACGCCGCGCTGGCGTGGATCGACGCCCAGGCGCAGGGCGCGGGAGTGCGATGATGGGCAAGGCCACCATCCTGATCGTCGATGACGACATCGCCAATATCGAGATCATGAACGCCGTGCTGGAGGAGGATTATGAAGTCTGCTTCGCCACTTCGGGGTGGCAGGCGCTGGACGTGGCGCGCACGGCGCAGCCCGATCTCATCCTGCTCGACGTGCTGATGCCGGGCATCGACGGGTTCGAGGTGTGCCGCCAGCTCAAGGCCGATCCGCTGCTGGCCGACATGCCGGTGATCTTCACGACGGGCCTCGGCGACACGGAGGACGAG is part of the Sphingobium amiense genome and encodes:
- the lptC gene encoding LPS export ABC transporter periplasmic protein LptC, which gives rise to MSVQADQQRDVRRQWARPGGSHDRMVGLLKNWLPVAVGVLAALLATAPFTGRDGVSFVLDKNKVEVAKDRMRLTEALYRGEDSKGQPFSLRAGSAVQKSSREPIVDLSSLSARILLEDGPAVITAQKGRYDMETERVGIDGPVQFEAAGGYRLTTRDVGVDLKTRRMKSAGRVDGRMPIGVFSADHLEADMVARTVTLQGRARLRIDQNGLKGRK
- a CDS encoding hybrid sensor histidine kinase/response regulator, producing the protein MIVELDMLRRQFGRFLLPLFWGHVPLLAAVALMTGHSPAGAAVAGALLAGAYHLTWWREGSAPATRYLSAIALMGEPAILLFLLRGHAWQMDMHMYFFAMLALTIAWCDKRAILAAAAATALHHLLLLYLLPIAVFPGEGNVERVLLHAGIVAFQTTVLMWLSDKLVESFARNQQMGEEIWAKNAALEERTREAEEASRAKSLFLANMSHEIRTPMNAILGFCHLAQRGAADPRQQDYLGKIAQAGSSLLRLINDILDYSKNEAGKLTLERHPFSLRRAIENQINLVAEAAAAKQVTIESHIAKDVPERLVGDEIRFGQVALNLLSNAVKFSERGRVTVRLSMAPDGDGAPLVQLSVRDTGIGMSAEQQESLFSSFTQADSSTTRRFGGTGLGLAICRQIVGQMDGEIRVESAPGEGSCFTCRMRMAREEDGGAREAIAPDHVRSLRVLAADDNPASRQIMQDMFAGWGMAVDLVASGDEAVAAVEAADRSGRPYDLLLLDWKMPGMDGMSAIREVRAMALRHQPPRMVIVTAYGAEDLRGDLHDADVAGFLTKPIAPRTLMDTVGQLFAGGAPFRPAIALPQVEARLRGLKLLLVEDNEINQEIAVELLADAGLLVDVAENGRIACEKMEAQGGDYAAILMDVQMPEMDGIAATRIIRRTWPAGRLPIIAMTAHAYEEEKERGREAGMDDHVAKPVDPAALVATLNRWLKPRGEATAPDAAEGGKELEPLLPDSLPPFDISAALRRVNGKAALLRRLILSFGSTYGEVARDLRVYLSTGLLPDARRLAHSLKGVAGSLELAAVQRIAADIERMVAQEDMEQARLAIVDLEDAIAPAIAAARTLTGDPVGAAPVSASAADPARVEAARDALRDMLSRRSLGARAGFRRYADAAGLTPVQRAAHPLHQALERLDYDAALAWIDAQAQGAGVR
- a CDS encoding right-handed parallel beta-helix repeat-containing protein, which produces MLRVAAILLLASAMPVMAETYHVNALTGDDRASGLAPEQAWRTLARVNAFPLQPGDTVLLTGGSVWKEPLTITRSGRASAPIMVGATGQGARPRIEAGGVSPHGVAVLNAEYVRISGLEVTNDSADRAPGAESRYGVLVSAQDRGVTRGIRVSDMYVHDVRGTNARKDNGGIVFQALGPKRATRFQDIAIERNIVWRVDRSGIAGISDQVSRTNWFPSEEVVIRDNLVEDVGGDGIVPRGTDGALIEHNIVRYAGSRAPGYNAGIWQWSTDSSLIQLNEAAFTATRYDGQGFDSDFNSRRTTLLYNYSHDNQGGFLLICSPKLSEPDNLGNRDSVARFNVSRNDRSRIFQLAGNVTGAVIEGNVVHVGPGVDVQMIAATQWDGWARDVRFEDNVFRVAGTARYGHEVGRNGPDYLIGPGLAPADYIRFEGNSFLGRHIDVPQDKDGTYQASYVAAPADWAVPVFDPAKPEGFAEFLGRHRGWMMGMLQRELGRPVRLQQARAVSMFEARRRAR
- a CDS encoding LptA/OstA family protein, encoding MNRTLILMSLGFIGTGAALFASADAQVFRNHDSNAPVNFNADRIEVQDRADRVVVTGNVEVTQAGMTLNAARMTVAYHNPPGGSTTGNMGGIEIDRIDASGNVVINKADQTARGNVAIYDLNAKLITMLGNVTLTQGVNRLTGGRLVMDLNSGRTTVDGRSTGGGVPGAATSPSGRVSGTFTVPQRTN